The Halorubrum salinarum genome segment GTGGTCGTCCGGCAGCCGCTCCATGCAGTCGAAACAGAGGAAGAACTCCGAGCCGTCGGTGAGTTCGAGCGTCAGTCCCTGCGTCGACTCGAACGCGAAGTTCCACAGGTCGCCGATCCCGCCGGCGATCCGGACGGACCGCTCGCAGACGTCGCACGCCTCGGAGGCCATATGTTCGCCTTATGCGGGCCGCCGGGTAAGGCGTGTCGCCTCGATACGTGTACTATGTGGCTGGTTTCGATATGACTGTTCGGTAGAGGGCCGTTAGCGAGTCGACGGACGACACCGCCTCGCCGGCTGCCCCTTTGATTCCCGCCCGACCGCAACCGCACAGCGCCTCACACCTCCCCAGCCTCGCGGTTCGCGCTCTCCGAGCGCTCACCGCGTCCAGCGAGAATCGAAGATTCTCTGGCAGCCGGCGCATAGCGCCGGCGACCTCGCGCGTGCTCACTCGCGGCCTCCGCTTCGCTCCGGCCGCTCGCAGGCACGCGCCACCGCGGGATCAGCGTTGCTCCACGTCGATCACGTGCGCGTCTCCGGGGTCGAACCCGACCGCGACCGCGCCGTCGATGGGGTCCACGACGCGGACGACGAGTTCGCGGTCACCCCAGTCAAGCGTGACGCGCGTCGTCTCGCCGAGGAACTCCGCGCTGGCGACGGTCGCGCGCAGCGCGTTCTCGCCCGCGGAGGCCGCGTCGTCTCCGGAATCTCTGTCCGCGCCCGCGACGCGGAGGTTCTCCGGACGGACGCAGAAGGCGATCCGGTCGCCGACCGACGGGGCCGCGTCGGGGCCGGCGCCGGTCCGCACGCGGAGTGTCTCGTCGCCGCCGTCGACGTCGACCGCGAGTTCGCCTCCGGCGGACGCGTCGACCACCGTCCCGGCGAACACGTTGTTGTCGCCGACGAACTCGGCGACGAACCGCGTCGCGGGCTGACGGTAGACCGTGCGGGGCGCGGCCACCTGCTCGGGGGCGCCGTCGTTCATCACCGCCACGCGGTCGGAGATCGCCAGCGCCTCCTCCTGGTCGTGGGTGACGTATATCGTGGTGATCCCCAGCTCGGACTGGATGCGCTTGACTTGGGCGCGGAGCCGCTCGCGGAGGCGGGCGTCGAGCGCGCTCATCGGCTCGTCGAGCAGGAGCACGTCGGGGCCGGGCGCGAGCGCCCGCGCCATCGCGACGCGCTGCTGTTGCCCGCCCGAGAGGCTCTCGGGGTCGCGGTCGGCGGCGTCGGGCAGGTCGACCAGTTCGAGGAGCTCGGCGACGCGCTCGTCGCGCGTGACCCCCTCGGGCGGGTCGGCGAAGTTGAGCCCGTACGCGACGTTCTCGCCGACGGTCATGTGCGGGAACAGCGCGTAGCTCTGGAAGACGACGCCCACGTCGCGGTCCTCCGGCGGCACGCCCGCGACCGACGCGCCAGCGAAGCGGACCGTCCCGCTCGTCGGCTCCTCGAACCCCGCGATCAGGCGGAGCGTGGTCGTCTTCCCGCAGCCGGAGGGCCCGACGAGCGTGAAGAACTCCCCCTCGCGCACCCGGAGCGTCACGTCGTCGACGGCGGTCGTTCCGCCGTAGCGCTTCGTCACGCCGTCGAGCTCGACCGCGACCTCGCCGTCGCTCTCGAACTCCGTGCCGCGCTCAGAGCCCACGGTGGTCACCCCCGAGCCGCTCGATGACGACGAAGCTGAGGCCGGTGACGACCAGCAGGACGACGCCCATGGCGGTCGCCGGTCCGAGCCGCCGCCCGATGAACCGTTCGATCGCGACGGGCATCGTGTACGCGTCGGCGCCGGTCGAGAGTACGACCGTCGAGGTGAACTCGCCGATCGAGATGGCGAACGCGAACGCCGCGCCCGCGACGACCGCCGGCCAGACTAGGGGGATCTCGACGTCGCGGATCACCCGCGCCCGCGAGGCGCCGAGCGCCCGCGCGGACTCGACGAGCGAGCGGTCCAGCCCGGCGAGCCCGGGCGAGACGGTGCGCACGACGAACGGGTACCCCGAGACCGCGTGCGCGACCACGATGGCGACCGCGCCGCCGGCGGCGATCCGCCACCCGGCGACCTCGACGCCGAAGACGAGCCCCCGCAGGAGCCCGAGGCCGACGATAATCCCCGACACCGCGAGCGGTGCCATCGCGGCCGCGTCGACCAGCGTCCGCCCGCGGTAGCGTCGCGTCGTCAGCACCGCGACGACGACGCCCATCGGGAGCGCGAGCAGGGTCGCCGCCGTCGCGAACGCGAGCGAGTTGCGGATCGCGGGCAGCGGCCGCACCTGGAACGCCGCCCCCGTCCGCTGGCGCTCGACCAGGAACCGGTAGTGCTCCAGCGTGAGCGCGCCGTCGCCGCCCGTCAGCGACGCGAGGACCATCGACGCGATCGGCGCGACGAAGACGACCCCGGCGACGACGGCGTAGACGGCCAGCCCCGCCCGCGGCAGCAGTTCTCGGAGCGTGGGCGCGGGCGGCAACAGCGAGCGCCGGGGCAGCGGGCGCGCGCCGCGCGCGTTCGTCGCGTTCCGGGCCTCGTACCGGAGGTACGCCAGCAGGACGGCGAGCGACACCGCGAGCTCGACGATCGCGAGCACCGCGGCCTCGGCGTAGCTCAGGTCGCGCACCAGCCGGTAGACGAGGACCTCGACGGTCACGAGCTCGAACCCGCCGAGCGCCAAGACGATGGGGAAGGTGCCGAAGGTGAACACGAACGTCAGCGCCGCGCCCGTGAGGACCGCGGGGTACACCTGCGGCGCGACCACGTCGTAGAACGCCCGGACCGGTCCCGCCCCGAGGCTGCGAGCGGTCTCGACCGCGCTTGCGTCGACCGACTCCCACGCCGCGGTCGTCACGCGCGCCACGAGCGGGGCGTTGTAGAAGGCGTGCGCGATCACCACCGCTTCGAGGGTGAACATGAGCTCGACCCGCGGGAGCCCGAGCGCGGTCAGGGCGGCGTTCAGCGTGCCGTTCTCGCCGAACGTCGCCACGAACCCGACCGCGACCATGATCGACGGCAGGACGAACGGGACGATGGTGAGCGAGCGCAGCGTCCGCCGGCCGGGGAACTCGTAGCGCGCGAGCAGGTACGCGGCCGGGAGCCCGAGGGCGACGCTCGCGACCGTCGAGAGGACCGCCTGGTACGCGGTGAAGCCGACGACCCCGAGCCGGCGGTCGGGCGAGAGCAGCGACCGGGCGACGGCGGCCGGCGGCTCGCCGGACAGCAGCCGGGCCAGCTCGCCGAAGTAGAACGGATCGGTGAGCACGTCAGCGAAGACGCGGAGGGTGACGGCGCCGTCGACGACGACCGCCTCGATCAGGACGGTCGCGGCCGGGTAGTAGAAGGCGACGACGAGCGCGGCGCTGGTGAGGACCGCGAGCGCGGTCAGCGCGTTCGCCTCGACGCCCTCGCGCAGGCGGGCCAGCCGCCCCGCGCGGCCGCCGTCAGCTCCCGTCACGCGCTCGGCCCCACGTCGGCCACGCGCTTAGTTCCCGGCGAACTGCCGCTCCCAGGCCTCGACCCACGCGTCGACGGAGCCCTGGAGCTCGTCGTAGGTGAACGTCACCGGGTCGCTCGGCTCCTTCGCCAGCTCGGCGTAGTCGCTCGGCAGCTCGGCGCCGTCCGTCGCGGGGAACGCGACGTTGCGCTGCGCGATCTCCCCTTGGACCTCGGGCTCCAGCATGAACGACATGAACCGCCGCGCGAGGTCGGGCTCGTCGGCGTCGGCGAACAGGGCCATCCCCTCGGGGTTCGCGTACGCCTGGTCGTTCAGGAAGCGGATCTGGTGTTCCTCGAGGTCCGCGCCCTCCATGTCGGCGAACACCTGGTCGGTGGAGTAGGAGACGACGATCGGCGCCTCGCCCTCGCTCCAGGCCGAGTACGCGTCGTCCCAGCTCCCCAGCACGCGCACGTCGTTGGCCTGGAGCTCCGCCCAGTAGTCGAGGTAGTCGTAGTCGGGGTCGCCGTCGCCGCCCTCGATCGCCTCCCCGTCGCCGTCGCTCGCGACGCCGCCGTCGCCGAAGCGGTTGATCGTGTGGAGGAGGAACGCGCGGCCCGTCGAGGAGCCGCCGGGGTTCTGCGCGATGAGCGCGCCCGCGTGCTCGTCGTCGAGCAGCCCCTCGAACGTCTCGGGCGCCTCCGTCGCGGTGCCGTCGTACACGAGGCTGACGTACCCGGTGTCGAACGGGACCGCCCGGTCGAACGGGTCGAACCGGAGGCCCTCCTTGACCGCGTCGCGGCCCTCGACGTCGCCGGCCTCGGCGAAGAGGTCCTCGTCCAGTTCGCCGTCGACGCGCACGAGGTCCTCGGTGGTGAGGCCGACGTAGAGGTCGGCGCCGATCCCCGCGCCCGACGCGGCGCGCTCGATGTAGTAGTTCACCTCGTTGTCGGGTGTCGCCCACTCCAGCTCGGCGTCGTACCGGCTCTCGAACTCCTCTTTGAGCCACTCGCCCGGACTCACCGAGGGCGCGTCGATGAAGTTCGTGTACGTGGCGACCGTCAGCGTCGGCGTCTCCTCCTCGCCGCCGTCGCTGCCGTCGCTACCGTCCTCGTCCGTCCCGTTCCCGCCGCC includes the following:
- a CDS encoding DUF7561 family protein → MASEACDVCERSVRIAGGIGDLWNFAFESTQGLTLELTDGSEFFLCFDCMERLPDDHEPTAEDVAALRERTEPVEDDDNHFWHWG
- a CDS encoding thiamine ABC transporter substrate-binding protein; its protein translation is MTTDESETRRRSARSRTRRRFLTAAGAAGAAALAGCTAERVDDGGDESGGDGGGNGTDEDGSDGSDGGEEETPTLTVATYTNFIDAPSVSPGEWLKEEFESRYDAELEWATPDNEVNYYIERAASGAGIGADLYVGLTTEDLVRVDGELDEDLFAEAGDVEGRDAVKEGLRFDPFDRAVPFDTGYVSLVYDGTATEAPETFEGLLDDEHAGALIAQNPGGSSTGRAFLLHTINRFGDGGVASDGDGEAIEGGDGDPDYDYLDYWAELQANDVRVLGSWDDAYSAWSEGEAPIVVSYSTDQVFADMEGADLEEHQIRFLNDQAYANPEGMALFADADEPDLARRFMSFMLEPEVQGEIAQRNVAFPATDGAELPSDYAELAKEPSDPVTFTYDELQGSVDAWVEAWERQFAGN
- a CDS encoding ABC transporter ATP-binding protein, translated to MGSERGTEFESDGEVAVELDGVTKRYGGTTAVDDVTLRVREGEFFTLVGPSGCGKTTTLRLIAGFEEPTSGTVRFAGASVAGVPPEDRDVGVVFQSYALFPHMTVGENVAYGLNFADPPEGVTRDERVAELLELVDLPDAADRDPESLSGGQQQRVAMARALAPGPDVLLLDEPMSALDARLRERLRAQVKRIQSELGITTIYVTHDQEEALAISDRVAVMNDGAPEQVAAPRTVYRQPATRFVAEFVGDNNVFAGTVVDASAGGELAVDVDGGDETLRVRTGAGPDAAPSVGDRIAFCVRPENLRVAGADRDSGDDAASAGENALRATVASAEFLGETTRVTLDWGDRELVVRVVDPIDGAVAVGFDPGDAHVIDVEQR
- a CDS encoding ABC transporter permease is translated as MTGADGGRAGRLARLREGVEANALTALAVLTSAALVVAFYYPAATVLIEAVVVDGAVTLRVFADVLTDPFYFGELARLLSGEPPAAVARSLLSPDRRLGVVGFTAYQAVLSTVASVALGLPAAYLLARYEFPGRRTLRSLTIVPFVLPSIMVAVGFVATFGENGTLNAALTALGLPRVELMFTLEAVVIAHAFYNAPLVARVTTAAWESVDASAVETARSLGAGPVRAFYDVVAPQVYPAVLTGAALTFVFTFGTFPIVLALGGFELVTVEVLVYRLVRDLSYAEAAVLAIVELAVSLAVLLAYLRYEARNATNARGARPLPRRSLLPPAPTLRELLPRAGLAVYAVVAGVVFVAPIASMVLASLTGGDGALTLEHYRFLVERQRTGAAFQVRPLPAIRNSLAFATAATLLALPMGVVVAVLTTRRYRGRTLVDAAAMAPLAVSGIIVGLGLLRGLVFGVEVAGWRIAAGGAVAIVVAHAVSGYPFVVRTVSPGLAGLDRSLVESARALGASRARVIRDVEIPLVWPAVVAGAAFAFAISIGEFTSTVVLSTGADAYTMPVAIERFIGRRLGPATAMGVVLLVVTGLSFVVIERLGGDHRGL